In one Polaribacter sp. ALD11 genomic region, the following are encoded:
- the meaB gene encoding methylmalonyl Co-A mutase-associated GTPase MeaB, which produces MDIKSSALHENEGVSPPETTSKSSAEKIKLNRAKQNSVDEFVAKILEGNITFLSRAITLVESTNAKHQQKANEILERCLPYANNSVRIGITGVPGVGKSTFIETFGKHLTAQGKKVAVLAVDPSSSVNKGSILGDKTRMEELVTDKNAFIRPSPSGTSLGGVAQKTRESIILCEAAGFDTIIIETVGVGQSETVVHSMVDFFLLLKLSGAGDELQGIKRGIIEMADAIVINKADGENKQNAKIAKVEFNRALHLYPLKESKWQPKVLTASALHNSGIEKIDTMISNYITLTKENKYFDKKRNDQNKFWLLSTIEQQLKANFYQNIKIKSALENEIINLESGKTTPFNAAKRLLDL; this is translated from the coding sequence ATGGATATAAAATCTTCTGCATTACACGAAAATGAAGGCGTTTCACCACCAGAAACGACCAGTAAATCTTCTGCGGAAAAAATAAAATTAAACAGAGCCAAACAAAACTCTGTAGATGAATTTGTTGCTAAAATTTTAGAAGGAAATATTACTTTTCTAAGCAGAGCAATTACGTTAGTAGAAAGTACAAATGCGAAACACCAACAAAAAGCAAATGAAATTTTAGAACGTTGTTTGCCTTATGCTAATAATTCTGTTAGAATTGGAATTACAGGTGTTCCTGGAGTGGGAAAAAGTACGTTTATTGAAACGTTCGGAAAACACTTAACTGCGCAAGGAAAAAAAGTAGCTGTTTTAGCAGTTGACCCAAGTAGCTCTGTAAATAAGGGCTCTATTTTAGGTGATAAAACTAGAATGGAAGAATTGGTTACCGATAAAAATGCATTTATAAGACCTTCTCCTTCTGGAACTTCTTTAGGTGGTGTTGCACAAAAAACACGTGAAAGTATTATTCTTTGTGAAGCTGCTGGTTTCGATACTATTATTATTGAAACGGTTGGTGTTGGTCAATCAGAAACGGTGGTGCATTCTATGGTAGATTTCTTTTTATTATTAAAACTATCTGGTGCTGGTGATGAATTGCAAGGAATAAAGCGCGGAATTATAGAAATGGCAGATGCAATTGTTATTAATAAAGCCGATGGTGAAAATAAACAAAATGCAAAAATTGCCAAAGTTGAATTTAATAGAGCACTGCATTTATACCCGCTAAAAGAAAGTAAATGGCAACCAAAAGTTTTAACTGCAAGCGCTTTGCATAATTCTGGAATTGAGAAGATTGATACGATGATTTCTAACTATATTACACTAACAAAAGAAAATAAATATTTCGATAAAAAAAGAAATGACCAAAATAAATTCTGGCTGCTATCTACCATTGAACAGCAACTAAAGGCTAATTTTTATCAGAATATAAAAATTAAAAGTGCTTTAGAAAATGAAATTATAAACTTAGAAAGTGGTAAAACAACTCCTTTTAATGCGGCTAAAAGGTTGTTAGATTTATAA
- a CDS encoding TonB-dependent receptor plug domain-containing protein, whose amino-acid sequence MKSKLIVFILLTNCIHIFGQELKGRVLDVFNTPIENAYVFNVTSNSHTHSNLNGNFKIMSSKIGDTIQVGILGFQKQEIILSKKNFNNFIVLLETKIFQLEELVLRKEINALQTISKIDLQVNPVNSSQEILRKVPGLIIGQHAGGGKAEQIFLRGFDIDHGTDIALSVDGMPINMVSHAHGQGYSDLHFMIPETIQKIDFGKGPYYANQGDFNTAGYVNFSTKNSIQKSTVSLEVGQFNSLRTLGMFNLLENKKNEDAYVAIEYISNDGPFESPQNFNRLNVFGKYNTFLNGKDKVTLTASHFTSSWDASGQIPEREVKNGNITRFGAIDDTEGGTTSRTNFNVQLQKTLSEESILKTNVFYSKYNFELFSNFTFFLEDPINGDQIRQFENRDIFGANAKIISNKEFGDIEAKFTKGAGLRYDLINDVELSHTKNRKEVIDRIQLGDVKQTNMYAFFNSEFELGKFKVSPAVRLDYFKFIYNDALKTNYETLTKNKAIVTPKLNFLYAQNNNLQWFLKSGIGFHSNDTRVVLQQNADKILPKAYGLDFGNIWKPTKNMVLNTAVWYLLSEEEFVYVGDAGIVEPSGESERFGFDLGITYQFTDWLFFNTDLTYTKARSLENVSGQDYIPLAPDFTMVGGLSVANLGNFSGGLQYRYIDDRPANEDNSIVADGYFIADFNVNYKMNDITLGVAVENIFDVAWNETQFATESRLQNEANSVEEIHFIPGTPFFAKASITYTF is encoded by the coding sequence ATGAAAAGTAAACTGATTGTATTTATTCTTTTGACAAATTGTATACACATATTTGGGCAAGAATTAAAAGGACGTGTTTTAGATGTTTTTAATACACCAATAGAAAATGCGTATGTTTTTAACGTTACATCAAATTCTCACACACATTCGAATTTAAATGGGAATTTTAAAATAATGAGTTCTAAAATTGGAGATACGATTCAAGTTGGAATTTTAGGTTTTCAAAAGCAAGAAATTATACTTTCTAAAAAGAACTTTAATAACTTTATTGTTCTTTTAGAAACAAAGATTTTTCAATTAGAAGAATTGGTTTTACGTAAAGAAATTAATGCTTTACAAACTATTTCTAAGATAGATTTACAAGTAAACCCTGTAAATAGTTCTCAAGAAATTCTAAGAAAAGTACCTGGCTTAATTATTGGGCAGCATGCTGGTGGTGGAAAAGCAGAACAGATTTTTTTACGTGGTTTCGACATCGATCATGGTACCGATATTGCACTTTCTGTAGACGGAATGCCAATTAATATGGTTTCTCATGCTCATGGTCAAGGGTATAGCGATTTACACTTTATGATTCCTGAAACTATTCAAAAAATAGATTTTGGTAAAGGACCTTATTATGCAAATCAAGGTGATTTTAATACTGCTGGTTATGTCAATTTTTCAACAAAAAACAGCATTCAGAAAAGCACAGTTTCTTTAGAAGTAGGTCAATTTAATTCTTTAAGAACTTTAGGTATGTTCAATCTTTTAGAAAACAAAAAAAACGAAGATGCATATGTAGCTATAGAATATATTTCAAATGATGGTCCTTTCGAGTCACCACAAAACTTTAACAGGTTAAATGTATTCGGAAAATACAATACCTTTTTAAATGGAAAAGACAAAGTTACATTAACAGCTTCTCACTTTACAAGTAGTTGGGACGCTTCTGGTCAGATACCAGAAAGAGAAGTTAAAAACGGAAATATAACTCGTTTTGGCGCAATAGATGACACCGAAGGAGGAACGACTTCTAGAACTAATTTTAATGTTCAATTGCAGAAAACATTGTCTGAGGAGTCTATTCTAAAAACCAATGTTTTTTATTCTAAATACAATTTTGAATTGTTTTCTAATTTTACTTTCTTTTTAGAAGACCCTATAAACGGAGATCAAATAAGACAATTTGAAAACAGAGATATTTTTGGAGCAAATGCTAAAATAATTTCGAATAAAGAATTTGGAGATATAGAAGCTAAATTTACAAAAGGTGCTGGTTTACGTTACGATTTAATTAATGATGTAGAGCTTTCTCATACAAAAAACAGAAAAGAAGTTATAGACAGAATTCAATTAGGAGATGTAAAACAAACCAATATGTATGCGTTTTTTAATTCTGAATTTGAGTTAGGAAAATTTAAAGTTTCACCAGCGGTTCGTTTAGATTATTTTAAATTTATTTACAACGATGCTTTAAAAACGAATTATGAAACCTTAACTAAAAATAAGGCAATTGTTACGCCTAAATTAAACTTTTTGTATGCTCAGAATAATAACTTACAATGGTTTTTAAAATCAGGAATTGGTTTTCACTCTAATGATACAAGAGTAGTTTTACAACAAAATGCAGATAAAATTTTACCAAAAGCATACGGTTTAGATTTTGGGAATATTTGGAAGCCTACAAAAAATATGGTTTTAAATACAGCTGTTTGGTATTTATTGTCTGAAGAAGAATTTGTTTATGTTGGTGACGCTGGTATTGTAGAGCCATCTGGAGAGTCTGAACGTTTCGGTTTCGATCTTGGTATAACATATCAATTTACAGATTGGTTGTTTTTTAATACCGATTTAACCTACACAAAAGCAAGAAGTTTAGAAAATGTAAGCGGACAAGATTACATACCTTTAGCGCCAGATTTTACAATGGTTGGTGGTTTGTCTGTTGCTAACTTAGGAAACTTTTCTGGAGGTTTACAATATCGATATATTGATGATAGACCTGCAAACGAAGACAATTCTATCGTTGCAGACGGTTATTTTATAGCAGATTTTAATGTAAATTATAAAATGAACGATATTACTTTAGGGGTGGCTGTAGAAAATATTTTTGATGTTGCTTGGAATGAAACTCAGTTTGCAACAGAATCGAGATTACAAAATGAAGCAAATTCAGTAGAAGAAATTCATTTTATACCAGGAACACCGTTTTTTGCGAAAGCGAGCATTACATATACGTTTTAG
- a CDS encoding ion transporter produces the protein MSDSIKKPSWKERLHEIIYEADTKEGKLFDVILLIAILASILLVMLESVKSFDNAHHSLLNIGEWIITILFSIEYILRVISIKKPSKYIFSFYGIIDFLSTVPMYLSLFFIGSQGLVALRALRLLRVFRILKLARYIGASNKLMLALKASRAKIAVFLFFVVIVCIILGTIMYMIEGEENGFTNIPVSIYWAIVTLTTVGFGDIAPQTPLGQLIASAIMILGYSIIAIPTGIVSSEMTKTDVDTNTQSCPSCLKETHKTNATFCYNCGSILN, from the coding sequence TTGAGTGATTCTATAAAAAAACCTTCTTGGAAAGAAAGACTTCATGAAATTATCTATGAAGCAGATACTAAAGAGGGAAAATTATTTGACGTAATATTATTAATTGCAATTCTGGCAAGTATCTTGCTGGTCATGCTAGAAAGTGTAAAAAGTTTTGATAATGCACATCATTCTCTATTAAATATTGGAGAATGGATTATTACTATCCTTTTTTCAATAGAATATATTCTGCGTGTTATATCTATTAAAAAACCATCTAAATATATTTTCAGCTTTTACGGAATTATAGATTTCCTTTCTACAGTGCCTATGTATTTATCTTTATTTTTTATTGGCTCCCAAGGCTTAGTTGCTTTAAGAGCACTGCGTTTGTTACGTGTATTTAGAATTTTAAAATTAGCTAGATATATTGGTGCTTCTAATAAACTAATGTTGGCACTAAAAGCAAGTAGAGCAAAAATTGCTGTATTTTTATTTTTTGTGGTAATTGTATGTATTATTTTAGGGACTATTATGTATATGATAGAAGGTGAAGAAAATGGTTTCACAAACATTCCTGTTAGTATTTATTGGGCAATTGTAACCCTAACAACTGTTGGTTTTGGAGACATTGCACCTCAAACCCCATTAGGTCAATTAATTGCAAGCGCTATTATGATTTTGGGTTATTCTATTATAGCCATTCCTACGGGTATTGTAAGCTCAGAAATGACAAAAACAGATGTAGATACAAATACACAATCATGCCCAAGTTGTCTAAAGGAAACTCACAAGACAAATGCAACCTTTTGTTATAACTGCGGAAGCATATTAAATTAA
- a CDS encoding fasciclin domain-containing protein: protein MKKINFIKTSVLVFALFLGQSFVAQKIKMVGGAEMYPSKNIVENAVNSKDHTILVAAVKAAGLVDVLSSEGPFTVFAPTNKAFDMLPMGTVKTLLMDENKMKLQSILKYHVVAGKWSAKEIIKLIKKENGKVEIKTVSGGKITAWMKGKEVYISDENGGEAKVIIADVNQSNGVIHVVNAVLLPKLAM, encoded by the coding sequence ATGAAAAAAATAAATTTTATTAAGACTTCGGTTCTTGTTTTTGCATTATTTTTAGGACAGTCTTTTGTGGCTCAAAAAATAAAAATGGTTGGTGGTGCAGAAATGTATCCTTCTAAAAACATTGTAGAAAATGCAGTAAACTCTAAAGATCACACAATATTAGTAGCAGCAGTAAAAGCAGCTGGTTTAGTAGATGTGCTATCAAGTGAAGGGCCTTTTACTGTTTTTGCACCAACAAATAAAGCTTTTGACATGTTACCAATGGGTACTGTAAAAACTTTATTAATGGACGAAAATAAAATGAAGTTGCAGTCAATTTTAAAATATCACGTTGTTGCTGGTAAATGGAGCGCAAAAGAGATTATTAAATTGATTAAAAAAGAAAACGGAAAAGTAGAAATTAAAACGGTAAGTGGTGGTAAAATTACTGCATGGATGAAAGGAAAAGAGGTTTATATTTCTGATGAAAATGGAGGCGAAGCTAAAGTTATAATTGCAGATGTGAATCAATCTAACGGAGTTATCCATGTAGTAAACGCTGTTTTATTACCAAAACTAGCAATGTAG
- a CDS encoding DUF2254 domain-containing protein: MKDKFSTLLSKIYNLKNKIAFFPSIIALAGVLFAYVMMYLENLGISAYLQSFLPELVINDKETARTILSTFIAGLTSIMVFSFSMVMILLNQASSNFSPRLLPGLVSNRRHQVVLGVYLFTIIYCILILVSIEPSGDKYQLPGFSILLSIVFMIHSLAAFIYFIHSISQEIQINNILLKIYESAEKKLLHLIDDEKSLINKTIDTQNWILHKTKCTGYFKILSLDILLDLAFENNFQLEILANKGSYCSEDAVLFKTNIAINEEISERIHANFTFSKGELIDDNYLLAFKQITEVAVKSMSPGINDPGTAMNAIDYLSELLILRVQKKNIDIKQKNNKPFVLVNSLEFEDLLYNIMASLRTYCTHDIIIVTKLLTSLNNVKKKSKFEEYTAIIAKETDYLLTDANTNISNKEDLKKLENYASTL, from the coding sequence ATGAAAGATAAGTTTTCAACATTACTAAGTAAAATTTATAATTTAAAAAATAAGATTGCCTTCTTCCCTTCTATTATCGCTTTGGCTGGAGTTCTTTTTGCTTATGTAATGATGTACTTAGAAAATCTTGGTATTTCTGCTTATTTACAAAGTTTTTTACCAGAGCTTGTTATTAATGACAAAGAAACTGCAAGAACTATCTTGTCTACTTTTATTGCAGGTTTAACGTCTATAATGGTTTTTAGTTTTTCTATGGTTATGATTTTACTAAACCAAGCTTCTAGTAACTTCTCACCTAGATTATTACCAGGCTTAGTTTCAAATAGAAGACATCAAGTAGTCTTAGGAGTTTATTTATTCACTATAATCTATTGTATTTTAATTTTAGTTTCTATAGAGCCAAGTGGAGATAAATATCAACTTCCAGGATTTTCTATATTGCTTTCTATTGTGTTTATGATTCACTCATTAGCAGCATTTATTTACTTTATCCACTCCATCTCTCAAGAAATTCAAATAAATAATATTTTATTAAAGATATATGAATCTGCAGAAAAGAAATTACTTCATTTAATTGACGATGAAAAAAGCCTAATAAATAAAACAATAGATACTCAAAATTGGATTCTTCATAAAACAAAATGTACTGGTTATTTTAAAATATTGTCTTTAGACATTTTATTAGATTTAGCATTTGAGAATAACTTTCAATTAGAAATATTAGCTAATAAAGGTTCTTACTGCAGTGAAGATGCTGTTTTATTTAAAACTAATATTGCGATTAACGAAGAAATTTCAGAAAGAATACATGCTAATTTCACTTTTTCTAAAGGAGAATTAATTGACGATAATTATTTATTAGCTTTTAAACAAATTACAGAAGTCGCTGTAAAATCTATGTCACCAGGCATTAATGATCCAGGAACGGCTATGAATGCAATAGATTATCTTTCTGAATTGCTAATTTTAAGAGTTCAGAAGAAAAACATAGATATTAAGCAAAAAAATAATAAACCTTTTGTTCTTGTAAATTCTTTAGAATTCGAAGATTTATTATACAATATTATGGCTTCTTTAAGAACATATTGCACTCATGATATTATTATTGTTACAAAACTACTAACTTCTTTAAATAATGTAAAAAAGAAATCTAAATTTGAAGAGTATACTGCTATTATAGCCAAAGAAACAGACTATTTATTAACAGATGCAAATACTAATATTTCTAATAAAGAAGATTTAAAAAAACTAGAAAACTATGCTTCAACTTTATAA
- a CDS encoding MATE family efflux transporter, which translates to MNISQYTSEFKYNWKLAAPVMLGMLGHTFVSFIDNIMVGQLGTAELAAVSLGNSFMFIAMSIGIGFSTAITPLIAEADSSNNFEQAKSTYKHGLFLCSTLGILLFLLVFFSKPLMYLMQQPEEVVELAIPYLDIVAFSLIPLIIFQAIKQFSDGLSMTKYPMYATLIANIINVILNYLLIFGKFGFPEMGMVGAALGTLISRVIMVIYLWVLLRYKERSSAIVRNIKLFVLDIVMIRRIVNLGSLSAMQMFFEVAIFTAAVWLSGLLGKNPQAANQIALNLSSMTFMVATGLSVAAMIRVGNQKGLRNFKELRRIAFSIFLLGVLLAVFFALLFFIFHKSLPNLYVDLGDITNYKDNMEVITIAGNLLLVAAFFQISDSIQVVFLGALRGLQDVKVPTILTFVSYWIIGFPVSYYLGKEEMYGSFGIWLGLLAGLTTASVLLYIRFNSLTLKLIKDKEE; encoded by the coding sequence TTGAATATTTCTCAATACACCTCAGAATTTAAATACAACTGGAAATTAGCAGCACCTGTAATGCTAGGAATGTTAGGACACACTTTTGTGAGTTTTATAGATAACATTATGGTTGGCCAATTAGGAACAGCAGAATTGGCAGCAGTTTCTTTAGGAAACAGTTTTATGTTTATTGCAATGTCTATTGGTATCGGTTTTTCTACAGCAATAACACCGTTAATTGCAGAGGCAGATTCTTCTAATAACTTCGAGCAAGCAAAATCTACATATAAACATGGTTTATTTTTGTGTTCAACTTTAGGAATTTTACTATTCTTACTTGTTTTCTTTTCTAAACCATTAATGTATTTAATGCAACAACCAGAAGAAGTTGTAGAATTGGCAATTCCATATTTAGATATCGTTGCTTTTTCATTAATACCGTTAATAATTTTTCAGGCAATTAAGCAGTTTAGCGACGGATTATCGATGACTAAATACCCAATGTATGCTACCCTAATTGCAAACATTATAAATGTAATTTTAAATTACCTTTTAATTTTTGGTAAGTTTGGTTTCCCAGAAATGGGAATGGTTGGTGCTGCCCTTGGTACATTAATTTCTAGAGTTATTATGGTAATCTATCTTTGGGTATTATTAAGGTATAAAGAACGCTCTAGTGCAATTGTAAGAAATATAAAATTATTTGTTTTAGATATAGTAATGATTAGAAGAATTGTTAATTTAGGTTCTTTAAGTGCTATGCAAATGTTTTTTGAAGTTGCCATTTTTACAGCTGCTGTATGGTTAAGTGGTTTGTTAGGTAAAAACCCGCAAGCAGCAAATCAAATAGCTTTAAATTTATCTTCGATGACGTTTATGGTTGCCACTGGTTTAAGTGTGGCTGCTATGATTAGAGTTGGAAACCAAAAAGGATTACGAAATTTTAAAGAGTTGCGTAGAATAGCATTTTCTATCTTTCTATTGGGCGTTTTATTAGCTGTTTTCTTTGCATTATTATTTTTTATATTTCATAAAAGTTTACCAAATTTATATGTGGATTTAGGTGATATAACAAACTATAAAGATAATATGGAAGTGATAACAATTGCAGGAAATTTATTGTTAGTTGCAGCTTTCTTTCAAATTTCAGACAGTATTCAAGTAGTTTTTTTAGGAGCCTTAAGAGGGTTACAAGATGTAAAAGTACCTACTATTTTAACTTTTGTTTCTTATTGGATTATTGGTTTTCCTGTTTCTTATTATTTAGGGAAAGAGGAAATGTATGGAAGTTTTGGTATTTGGCTTGGTTTGCTAGCAGGTTTAACAACAGCTTCCGTTTTATTATACATTCGATTTAATTCCTTAACTTTAAAGTTGATAAAAGATAAAGAAGAATAA
- a CDS encoding lipopolysaccharide assembly protein LapB — MKYFQLILLFVTFSIATSCNTSTNKQITNTKDYEQFLLGSESTSLENIQTDFNFWKQKLEKTPGQYPYYAKLAAANNAVFKLTGEIESLKQAEENLVLVNERTNYNNAGYLRSLSRNYISQHRFKEALELLKKAEVNGENLQQTQFMLIDVNLELGNLEETDKYLSKVKNFKSFDYLIRISKYNDHIGNLDKAIEYLEASLEIVKSSNNKSLVQWNYTNLADYYGHAGRIKDSYSGYLKALELNPNDSYAKKGIAWVVYSYERNPAEALRILETVTEENKAPDYHLLKAEILDFMGKSEEKDRQVDKYLAQVSNTNYGVMYHKYDVLLYADDASKKAKALEIATQEVSERPTAQSYDLLAWSYFKNGQKEKALLITENHVINKTFEPEALLHTAYILKANGKLDAAILLKKELLESIYELGPLFENDIKNI, encoded by the coding sequence ATGAAATATTTCCAACTAATTTTATTATTTGTAACTTTTTCTATCGCAACAAGTTGCAATACATCAACAAACAAACAAATAACAAATACTAAAGATTATGAACAATTTTTATTAGGTTCAGAAAGCACATCTTTAGAAAACATACAGACAGATTTTAATTTTTGGAAACAAAAGTTAGAAAAAACACCCGGTCAATATCCGTATTACGCAAAATTAGCAGCTGCAAACAATGCTGTTTTTAAATTAACAGGAGAAATTGAGTCACTAAAACAAGCGGAAGAAAACTTAGTTTTAGTAAATGAGAGAACAAATTATAATAACGCTGGTTATTTAAGAAGTTTATCTAGAAATTACATTTCGCAACACAGGTTTAAAGAGGCTTTAGAATTACTTAAAAAAGCTGAAGTAAATGGTGAAAATTTACAACAAACTCAATTTATGTTGATTGATGTAAATTTAGAATTAGGAAATTTAGAAGAAACAGACAAGTACTTATCAAAAGTAAAAAACTTTAAAAGCTTCGATTACTTAATTAGAATTTCTAAATACAATGATCATATTGGTAATTTAGACAAAGCTATTGAATATTTAGAAGCATCTTTAGAAATCGTAAAATCTTCAAATAACAAATCATTAGTGCAGTGGAACTATACAAATCTTGCAGATTATTATGGGCATGCAGGTAGAATTAAAGATTCTTACAGTGGTTATTTAAAAGCATTAGAATTAAACCCTAATGATAGTTATGCTAAAAAAGGTATTGCTTGGGTTGTGTATTCTTATGAAAGAAACCCAGCAGAAGCATTAAGAATTCTAGAAACCGTAACAGAAGAAAATAAAGCACCAGATTATCACCTATTAAAAGCTGAAATATTAGATTTTATGGGGAAATCAGAAGAAAAAGATAGGCAGGTCGATAAATATTTAGCACAAGTTTCAAATACAAATTACGGAGTAATGTATCATAAATATGATGTTTTACTATATGCAGATGATGCTTCTAAAAAAGCAAAAGCATTAGAAATTGCTACACAAGAAGTTTCAGAAAGACCTACAGCTCAATCGTATGATTTATTAGCTTGGTCTTACTTTAAAAACGGACAAAAAGAAAAAGCTTTATTAATTACAGAGAATCATGTAATTAACAAAACTTTTGAGCCAGAAGCATTATTACATACAGCCTATATTTTAAAAGCAAATGGTAAATTAGACGCCGCAATTTTACTGAAAAAAGAATTATTAGAAAGTATATACGAATTAGGTCCTTTATTTGAAAATGACATTAAAAATATCTAA
- the miaA gene encoding tRNA (adenosine(37)-N6)-dimethylallyltransferase MiaA, which yields MNNSKNTLISIVGPTAIGKTALSIQLANTFNASIISCDSRQFFKEMTIGTAVPEPEELKAAKHYFIQNRSIFDAYNVGEFERDALEKLDDLFKENPVQIMVGGSGLYIDAVLKGLDYFPEVDVKIREELTLKLEKDGIEALQQQLKELDIETYNTIAIDNPHRIMRALEICIGSGTPYSTFKNKPKKTRDFNVIKIGLNADREIIYNRINQRVDIMMANGLLEEAEKLYPNKTLNALQTVGYRELFSFLDGTFTKDFAISEIKKNTRRFAKRQLTWFKRDENTLWFDYLTNIETIKNKISKTITENER from the coding sequence ATGAACAACTCTAAGAACACCTTAATTAGCATTGTTGGTCCTACAGCAATTGGTAAAACTGCCTTAAGTATTCAACTTGCTAACACTTTTAACGCAAGTATTATTTCTTGCGATTCTAGACAGTTTTTTAAAGAAATGACCATTGGTACAGCTGTTCCTGAACCAGAAGAATTAAAAGCGGCAAAACATTACTTTATACAAAATAGAAGTATTTTTGATGCCTACAATGTAGGAGAATTTGAAAGAGATGCTTTAGAAAAACTAGATGATCTCTTTAAAGAAAACCCTGTTCAAATAATGGTTGGTGGAAGTGGTTTGTATATAGATGCCGTTTTAAAAGGGTTGGATTATTTTCCTGAAGTGGATGTTAAAATACGAGAAGAGCTAACATTAAAACTAGAAAAAGACGGAATTGAAGCACTACAACAACAGTTAAAAGAATTAGACATAGAGACTTATAATACAATTGCAATAGACAATCCGCATAGAATTATGAGGGCTTTAGAAATTTGTATTGGTTCTGGCACTCCATATTCAACCTTTAAAAACAAACCTAAAAAAACTAGAGATTTTAATGTTATAAAAATAGGTTTAAATGCAGATAGAGAAATAATTTACAACCGAATTAACCAACGTGTAGATATAATGATGGCGAATGGTTTGTTAGAGGAAGCAGAAAAGCTATACCCGAATAAAACCTTAAATGCATTGCAAACGGTTGGTTACAGAGAGTTATTTTCTTTTCTTGACGGAACATTTACAAAAGATTTTGCTATTTCTGAAATTAAAAAAAACACCAGACGTTTTGCTAAAAGACAATTAACTTGGTTTAAAAGAGATGAAAATACTTTATGGTTTGATTATTTAACTAATATTGAAACGATTAAAAATAAGATTAGTAAAACAATAACCGAAAATGAAAGATAA
- a CDS encoding OmpH family outer membrane protein: protein MKLKITVLFIAFISTFSSAQTKVGTVDSDYIVNFMPEAKTVIEMTQVYGAKLDSSFSIKVEDFKVRLEDYKAKEKDMGVLEKKTIQQELSALEQDINKYQKNGNTLMGLKRDELMRPLYKKLSDAIAVVSKAGGYTQILTTTGNQFAYIDERFDITDLVIKKLGITIPEAKQ from the coding sequence ATGAAACTAAAAATTACAGTATTATTTATTGCTTTTATAAGTACATTTTCTAGTGCACAAACTAAAGTTGGCACTGTAGATAGTGACTATATCGTTAATTTTATGCCAGAAGCAAAAACCGTTATAGAAATGACGCAAGTTTATGGCGCAAAATTAGATTCTTCTTTCAGTATAAAAGTTGAAGACTTTAAAGTAAGGTTAGAAGATTACAAAGCTAAAGAAAAAGATATGGGTGTTTTAGAAAAAAAAACAATTCAACAAGAGTTAAGTGCTTTGGAACAAGATATTAATAAATATCAAAAAAATGGAAACACTTTAATGGGCTTAAAAAGAGATGAACTGATGCGTCCTTTATACAAAAAATTAAGTGATGCTATTGCCGTAGTTTCTAAAGCAGGAGGTTACACTCAAATTTTAACTACAACAGGTAATCAGTTTGCTTACATAGATGAAAGATTTGACATCACGGACCTAGTCATTAAAAAATTAGGAATTACAATTCCTGAAGCTAAGCAATAA
- a CDS encoding DUF3124 domain-containing protein gives MKLKHIGIALLFLLFSCNKKKEISSINTENWTKRAINISKKDSLKYGKSYLSIYSQVYSMSEHRKHNLTAMISLRNTSDIDSIYILKAEYYDTHGNSIRKYFDFPIFLAPMETTEIIIDEIDVSGGTGSNFIFEWKTPKNTPEPIFESVMTSTIGQQGLSFITQAKRIK, from the coding sequence ATGAAACTAAAACATATAGGTATTGCTCTTCTTTTTTTACTTTTCAGCTGTAATAAAAAGAAAGAAATTAGTTCTATAAACACTGAAAACTGGACAAAAAGGGCTATAAATATCAGCAAGAAAGATTCTCTTAAATATGGTAAATCTTATCTTTCTATTTACTCTCAAGTTTACAGCATGTCTGAACACAGAAAGCATAATTTAACAGCAATGATTAGCCTAAGAAACACTAGTGATATTGATTCAATTTACATTCTAAAAGCAGAATACTACGATACACATGGCAATTCAATTCGAAAATATTTTGATTTCCCAATTTTTTTAGCACCAATGGAAACTACAGAAATAATTATAGATGAGATTGATGTTTCTGGCGGAACGGGTTCTAATTTTATTTTTGAATGGAAAACTCCTAAAAACACCCCAGAACCTATATTTGAAAGTGTAATGACATCTACAATTGGCCAACAAGGCTTATCTTTTATAACTCAAGCAAAAAGAATTAAATAG